The Arthrobacter sp. PM3 genome contains the following window.
GGCGTCCGGGGTGCCGACCGCGGAGTACTTCATCATCTGCGCCATGTGCTGGCCCTGCGGCGAGTCCAGGATCATGTCCGCCTCGTCGTCGCTGAACACGCGCCCGTTGCCGAAGAACAGCGAGACCCTGGCCCGCTTGGTGGCCTGGAACATCGCCTGGGCCTCGGCGGCCGAGTTCGCGGCGATGACGTTGACGCCGGCGATCACGTGCGGGGCGTCAAGCTGCGCGGAGGGCCGGAACTCGCGGCGGTACACGGCAACCGCGTCCTGCAGGGCGTTGGGCGCGAAGTGCGAGGCGAAGGCGTAGGGCAGGCCCAGCTGGGCGGCCAGCCGGGCGCCGAACAGGGAGGACCCCAGGATGTAGAGCGGCACGTCGGTGCCTTTGCCCGGGGTCGCCTCGACGCCGTGCACGCGGGTGGGGCCGGTCAGGTACCCCTGCAGTTCCAGGACGTCCTGCGGGAAGCTGTCGGCGGACATCGGATCGCGGCGCAGCGCGCGCATGGTGTTCTGGTCGCTGCCGGGCGCCCGGCCCAGCCCGAGGTCGATCCTTCCCGGGTGCAGGGTTTCGAGCGTGCCGAACTGTTCGGCGATGGTCAATGGGGAGTGGTTGGGCAGCATCACGCCGCCGGCGCCGAGCCGGATGCTGGACGTGTGGGCCGCGACGTGCGCGATCAGCACGCTCGTGGCGGAGGACGCGATCGAGGACATGTTGTGGTGCTCGGCGTACCAGATCCGCCGGTAGCCCCGGTCCTCGGCGAGCTGGGCCATGGCCACGCTCCCGGCGAAGCTCTCGGCCGCCGTCTGGCCCGGGCCGATGGTTGCGAGGTCGAGGATGGAGAGCGGAACAGTCACGGAACAGGCCGGCCTTTCGTTGCGGGGCAGTGGACGGACCGCTCGTAGGGAACCGCGGTCCGGGGCGGCGCCGGTTGTCCGGCGCGGGCACACTGGGGTCAACGACGGCGGCGCCCGGGATATTTCTGCCCCCCGGTTCTGCCCACACGGATCAGCGCAAGCGGGTCAGCGCCACAGCGGTTGGGCGCGTCGGCGCGTCAGCCGCACGAGTAGTTGTAGTCGAGGCCGCGGGAGATGTACTGCGTCATCGAGACCCGGCTGCGCGGGGTGAGCCCGGGAAGGGAGCAGTTCGCCTTGGCCGCGGATGCCGACCCCGCGCCGGCGAGCCAGCTCGGCAGTCCTGCCAGCGGGCTGGTGGACTTCACGGTCCCGGCAATCCTGGCCCACTGGTAACCGGTCGAGTAGAGGCCAACGCGGGCGCCGATACGCTTGAAGTACGCGGTCATGCCCTCCAGGACGGCGACGTTGGCCGCCTTGTCTGCCTGCCAGGTGTTTTCCAGTTCCACGTCCAGCCACCAGAGGTAGGACTGCGGATTGCTGATGCCGCGACGCCGGGCGTCGTCGGACGCTTTCGCCCAGCCGTACATGTAGGAGCAGGCCTTGAAGGTGCCCGCGGCGCAGCTGCCGTAGGGGTTGGAGACCTTCACTCCGCTGTAGGTGTTCGACTTGGGCCACCAGGACCCCTGCCGGCCGGGGTTGGCCGTGTTGACGTACAGCGCCACCCGCGGCTGCGCCGTCGCTGCCGGGGACTTTGCCGTCTTCGCCCACGCCAACTGGCTCGCCAGGCACGGGTTCGTGTTGTTGGCCAGGCCGTTGTTAACGCCGACGATGGCGAAGGCCGGCTGCTTCGGCAGGGTTTTGCCGCACTGCGGCCACGAGACGTCGATGCCCGGTCCCGGAGACTTTGCCGTCGCGGCGGAGGCCGGGACGCAGCCCAGGAGGACCAGGCCGAAGGTCACCAGGATGGACAGGATGATGCGCGGGAGCGAGTTGGGCATGCCACAGTCTAAGGCAGAAATTCAAATCGGTAGTGTAATCCGGCATTCCTCCCCGCGCGGGCCCGTCCGGCGCCCTTTTTCGGGCCCCGGCGCCCGCCGGACTAAACCCATGGAATAGTCAGCATGCTGAGGATGTTCTCCTTCCTATGAGCAGTGACAACCCGCCGAACCCGCCGGCCCCGCCGGCAGAACAGGAACTACACCATGGCTAACATCCTGATGGTCGTCTCCGCCGCAGACTCCCTCACCATGCGCGACGGCAGCGAACACCCCACCGGCTACTGGGCCGAGGAACTCGTCGTCTCGCACCAGACCCTCCGCCACGCCGGGCACACCGTGCACATCGCCACCCCCGGCGGCCGCAAGCCCACCGTGGACGAGGTCAGCCTCGCCGCGGAGTCCGCCGGCGGCCAGGACCGCGCGGACAGCTTCCGCTCGTACCTGGAATCGATCGATGCCGAGCTCTCCACCCCGCGGGCGCTGGCCGACGTCGACGCCGCCGGGTACGACGCCGTCGTCATGCCGGGGGGTCACGGCCCCATGGCCGACCTCTACCGGGACGCGGACCTCGGCCGGATCCTCGCCGGCGCCAATACGGCGGCCAAGATCATTGCGCCCTTCTGCCACGGCCCGGCCGGGCTCCTGAGCGCCACCAACGAGGACGGCACATTCACGTTCGCGGGCCGCCGCCTCACCGTCTTCACCAACGAAGAGGAGCTGGGCGGCGGCACCGGACCCAACACGCCGTGGTTCGTCGAGGACGTCCTCAAGGAGAGAGGGGCAATCGTGGAAAACGGTGCGGCCTGGACGTCCCACGTGGTCCGGGACGGGAACC
Protein-coding sequences here:
- a CDS encoding LLM class flavin-dependent oxidoreductase, with amino-acid sequence MTVPLSILDLATIGPGQTAAESFAGSVAMAQLAEDRGYRRIWYAEHHNMSSIASSATSVLIAHVAAHTSSIRLGAGGVMLPNHSPLTIAEQFGTLETLHPGRIDLGLGRAPGSDQNTMRALRRDPMSADSFPQDVLELQGYLTGPTRVHGVEATPGKGTDVPLYILGSSLFGARLAAQLGLPYAFASHFAPNALQDAVAVYRREFRPSAQLDAPHVIAGVNVIAANSAAEAQAMFQATKRARVSLFFGNGRVFSDDEADMILDSPQGQHMAQMMKYSAVGTPDAVLAYLEEFTQHADADELIVAHQSTGTEARLRSVELLADAARLLPA
- a CDS encoding type 1 glutamine amidotransferase domain-containing protein; amino-acid sequence: MANILMVVSAADSLTMRDGSEHPTGYWAEELVVSHQTLRHAGHTVHIATPGGRKPTVDEVSLAAESAGGQDRADSFRSYLESIDAELSTPRALADVDAAGYDAVVMPGGHGPMADLYRDADLGRILAGANTAAKIIAPFCHGPAGLLSATNEDGTFTFAGRRLTVFTNEEELGGGTGPNTPWFVEDVLKERGAIVENGAAWTSHVVRDGNLITGQNPQSSEDVAKEVLKALAE